The Thermodesulfovibrionales bacterium genomic sequence AAAGAGGCAATACTCTCAACAACGCTCTCAATGGCTGACACCCTTAGAATGCTCGGTGAATTTAATAAGGCTATTGAATATTACAGAAAAGGTTATGATCTTTCAAAGAAACTTAATGACAGGATAGCTTTGGCTGATTCACTCACAGGTAGAGGCCTGAGTCTCAGGGCACTTGGATACTGGAAGGAAAGCATAAAATATTTCAGAAAGGCAAGACTCTTATACAAAAGACTTAATGACAGAAATGGCATTGCCTTTACCCTCTGGGCTGAAGGAGTAAGTTTGAGGATAAAAGGTGACCTTGACGGTGCAATGAAACTTCTCAAAAAAAGTCTGAAGATGTTTACCTCCAAAGAAGCCAGGGCTTACTGTTTAAACAGTCTCGGCGGAACCTCGAGGGTAAAGGGATTTTATGAGCAATCACTGAGATACTACAGAAAGGCTAATGGTATTTTCAAAAAAACAGAGGATAAATTCGGGCTTGCCTATTCTCACTGCGGAATAGGAAATGCCCTGAGGATGAAGGGAGATTACAAAAAAGCTATTTCCCATTTTAACAGGGCATTAAGCCTTTACAGAATAATTGGTGACAGGGTAAGCTCAGCCTATACCCACTGGAGTCTTGGTATGGTTTATCTGTTCAAAAAGAACCTTGAAAAGGCAGAAAAGAATTTTAAAAAGGCAATATCTTTTTTCAGGTCCACAAAGGACAAAAGAGGAATGGTATACGGACTTACAGGACTCTGCCAGATAGATATCCTGAAAGGTAGGCTGTCTGGTGCTTTAAAAAAATTGCAGAAGGCCTACGCGCTTACCAGGGAACTGGAAATAAAACTGGAGGAAGGTTATATCATTTCAATTCTCAAAAAAATGCTTGAACCTGAGGATTACAAACCTCTGGAGATACCCTGATATGTTCACAATCCCCAATTTCATAACCCTTTTAAGAATCTTCCTTGTGCCTTTCTTTGTCATGTCAATTGTCTATAAAAGGTTTGACCTGGGTTTTTATGTTTTCCTGCTAGCCGCTTTAACGGATGCCCTTGATGGCCTCATTGCGAGGCTTAAGAACCAGAAGAGCAGACTCGGTGCATTTCTGGATCCCCTTGCAGATAAACTTTTACTCCTCACAGCCTTTCTATCTCTTACAATCCTTGAGCTCATTCCTAAATGGTTGACCGTGATCATCATAAGCAGAGATCTCATAGTGGTTATTGGATGGATATCCCTTTATATCCAGACCGGCTCTACAAGGGTTGAGCCTTCCGTTCCGGGAAAACTCTCTAATACATTACAGGTAATAACCATTGTTTCTGTACTGATTAACCTGAATTTCTCAATATTTAATGAGGTATTAGAGACCCTGTATGTCCTTACATCCTTTTTTGCTATTTTTTCATGTATACATTATATACTGAGAGATATAAAGGCCTATGAGCAATCAAGTCGTAATTGAAGAAATAGAAGAGAAAAGCCCTGCTGAAAAGGCAGGTCTGAAGAAAGGAGATATCCTTATTTCTATAAACGGCATGAAGATAAGGGATGCAATTGATCTTCTCTTTTACGGAAATGAACCGATTTTATATATAAAAGTTAGAAGAAATAATAAAAGTATTGATTTCAACATAGAAAGAAGAGAAAGAAGGGATCTCGGTATCAAGGTTAATGCCTTTCCTGTCAAAAGGTGCAGAAACAGATGCATCTTTTGTTTTGTTGATCAGCTCCCGAAGGGACTTAGAAAAACCCTTTACATCAAGGACGACGACTACAGATTATCCTTTCTTTACGGAAACTTCGTAACCCTTAC encodes the following:
- a CDS encoding tetratricopeptide repeat protein, with translation MKAEEIFNKAEKLRERAEYKKALQLYKKALINSTKKGDKEAILSTTLSMADTLRMLGEFNKAIEYYRKGYDLSKKLNDRIALADSLTGRGLSLRALGYWKESIKYFRKARLLYKRLNDRNGIAFTLWAEGVSLRIKGDLDGAMKLLKKSLKMFTSKEARAYCLNSLGGTSRVKGFYEQSLRYYRKANGIFKKTEDKFGLAYSHCGIGNALRMKGDYKKAISHFNRALSLYRIIGDRVSSAYTHWSLGMVYLFKKNLEKAEKNFKKAISFFRSTKDKRGMVYGLTGLCQIDILKGRLSGALKKLQKAYALTRELEIKLEEGYIISILKKMLEPEDYKPLEIP
- the pgsA gene encoding CDP-diacylglycerol--glycerol-3-phosphate 3-phosphatidyltransferase produces the protein MFTIPNFITLLRIFLVPFFVMSIVYKRFDLGFYVFLLAALTDALDGLIARLKNQKSRLGAFLDPLADKLLLLTAFLSLTILELIPKWLTVIIISRDLIVVIGWISLYIQTGSTRVEPSVPGKLSNTLQVITIVSVLINLNFSIFNEVLETLYVLTSFFAIFSCIHYILRDIKAYEQSSRN